In Trichlorobacter lovleyi, the DNA window GCTTGACCGGAGCGGGAAAGCGGACCTTGTTCAGGCCATAGTTGACCCGCAGCCGCATGCCGGGGTAGTTCTTTTCAAACTGCCCCGGTGCGTTGGCCTGGGTCAGCAGCGGCAACAGCGACAGGGTCAGGAAACCATGGGCAATGGTGCTCTGATAGGGGGACTCGACCGCGGCCCGTTGCGGATCAATGTGGATCCACTGCAGGTCACCGGTGGCCTGGGCAAAGGCGTCAATCCTGGCCTGGTCGATCAGCAGCCACTCTCCCACCGCAATCTCTTGGCCCTGCTGCTCTCGATATGAGCTTAGAAGCTGTTCTGCTGCAGACATGGCTTGTCCTTTCAAAACCCGGAAAATAGATGTATAGAACAATTCTACTCAACGGAAACCGCTTTGCAAGGGAGGAAACGATGAAACTGCACGAAGGATTGAAGACGCTGGGGGAGGGAAAGGCGACTACCTACAGCTACGATGCGCCTGATGCCGGGCTGCTGGAATGGTTTCCCTCGCCCTATGCCGACCCGGAACTGAATCCCTGCGGTTGCACCGGGACGCTGCATATCAGCTGTCCGGAGTTTACCTGCCTCTGCCCCATGACCGGTCAGCCGGATTTCGGTACCATTATCATTGACTATCAGCCGGACCGGCGTTGTGTGGAGAGCAAGAGCCTCAAGCTGTATCTGGGGTCATTCAGGATGCACGGCGAGTTCCACGAGGCCGGCGTCAACCGGATCTGCAATGATCTGGTCAAGCTGCTTGATCCGGTCTGGCTGACGGTCAAGGGAGAGTTTACCCCGCGGGGCGGGATACCGTTCTGGCCAACGGCGGAGTATCGGAAGGGATAAGACTGGTAGGGGAAAAGGGCGACCGCTTTGGTCGCCCTTTTGCTGCTCCTCAATAAAACAAGAGCCAGCCATCCAGAAAGAAGAAGATCCAGCCCAGATTGGCCAGAAGGGCAATATACCAGAGGTATTTCTTTTTGGTCAGGCTGGAAAGGGATGAGAGCATTATGGCGATCTGCAGGAAGATCAGGGCATAGGCGAAGTTGCCCCCCATATCCTGAGCCGTATGCTTTGACTTGGCGATCTGTTCTGCCTTGGCCTTGATCTCTTTCTTCTCGCTATCATAACGTTTGGTTTCGTCAGCATATTTTTTGAGGATTGTTTCGTAGTCAGCCGCAACCTCTGGCGCTAATCCCTTTTGAGAGCGGTACTGCAGTTCAAGTGCCTGTCTGCTGATCTCAAAGGTATGCCCCTTGATGCTTTTTGCCTGGTAGTGAGCCCACTGGTCACTCTCCAACCCTTGGGACATGATTGCCCGTGACGAAAATTTGCCCATGTACAGCGTGGTCAGGGCTGCCAGCACAGCCATGATTGCTGTTGAAAGTGCCAGCCAGTTCTGCCAGCGTTCCTTCTCTTCCTTTGTATCCTTGTGTGACATCTGCCGTTTTCCTCCTGTTAATCCAGTTCGTCAATCTCCCCGACCAGCTGCTGCCGCAGCTTGACCGGTGTTTCAGCACTTTTGCGTACCTTGATGTTGATCATCTCCACAAAGACCGAGAAGGCCATGGCAAAGTAGATGTAGCCCTTGGGAATATGGAATGAGAGGCCGTCGGCGATCAGCGCAACGCCGATCATCAGCAGAAACGACAAGGCCAGGACCTTGATGGTGGGGTGCCGGTCAACAAACCTGCCCACCGCCCCGGCAAAGAACATCATGATCCCCACCGAGATCACCACCGCCGTTACCATGACCGCCAGCTGACTGGCCATACCCACCGCCGTGATCACTGAATCCAGCGAAAAGATGATATCCAGAAACATGATCTGAATCAGGACACTGTTGAATGAGACAGCTCCCTTGCCGCCGTCGGCATGGTGTTCCTCCCCCTCCAGCTTGTCGTGAATCTCCATGGTACTCTTGGCCAGCAGGAACAGGCCGCCGATGATCAGGATCAGGTCACGGCCGGAGACACCGTGATTGAAGATGAAAAAGAACGGTGCGGTCAGCTTCATGATCCAGGCCAGGGAGAAAAGCAGCAGGATACGGGTGATCATGGCCAGCGAAAGCCCCAGCTTCTGGGCTTTGTCCCGTTGCTGTTCCGGCAGTTTGCCGGTCAGGATGCTGATAAAGATGATGTTGTCAATGCCCAGTACGATCTCAAGGGCGGTCAGGGTCAAGAGGGCCAGCCAGGCCTGGGGATCAGTCAGCCAATCCATGGATCAATCCTTTCACGTGAAGAAGACTGTTGCGGTGACCGGTCTGTTGCGTTGCGCGGCACTGGCTGCCTCGCCTACCTGTCGTGGTATGTCCCGCTAGTTGCGTGACCTGCGTCTCGTATCCGGTCTTCCTCATGACGTTTTCAAGGTTCTTTTTTGCTGGTCTCTGTGCAGGTAAAGCGGCGGCAGATTGCCGGGCGGTGTTGATAGATGCCGCAGCGGGTGCCTGCCAGAAATTCGCAGCCGTGTTCAATCAACAGATAATAATGGCCGTTCAGGGTGAATTCAAGCCGCTTTGCTCCCAGGCGTTGCAGGGTCGCGTATTCATCGGCGGTCAGTTCTACGCTGGGGAAACCGCGGCAACAGGAGGCATCGCAGCAGGCGCAGCGTTCAGTGCCGTCCTGGGGATGATCAAGCAGGATGCCGTGCAGTTTTTTCCGGTTACGCTGAAAAAGCCCCATAACCAGCTCCTTATTCCGATTTCAGTTCAAGGATGCTATCAAGGCGGCGAGGAATTCGGCTACGCAGGCGTACACGCAGTACGTTGAGGAGCCGATGACGAGCCAACGAAGAGAGCGTCTTGAAATGGAATCGGAACTAGATGAATAGCGGCGCCTCCGATGCAGGTACCAGCCCGGCAGCCTCAGCCCGGCGCAGCAGCTCGGCAATGGCCTGTTCCCCTTCAGCCCCCAGCTGCTGCGAGAAGTCGTTGACATACAGTCCGATATGGGCGGCGCAGACCTGCTCGTTCATCTCCTGGGCATGCTCCCGGATATACTGGGTCGCTGCCGCGGGGTTGTTCCGGGCATATTCCACGCCATCGGCCAGGGCCTGTTCAATGGCGCGGATGGCCCCGGCCCCCAGGCTGCGTTTGGCCACAATCCCGCCCAGGGGGATCGGCAGGCCGGTCTCGTTCTCCCACCACTCTCCCAGATCCACCAGCTGGTGCAGGCCAAAGCCATGATAGGTGAAGCGGGATTCATGGATGATCACCCCGGCGTCGGCCCTGCCGGTCATGACTGCATCCATGATCTCATGGAACGGCATCTCCAGAAAGGTGGTCAGACCGGGGGCGTACAGCCGCATCAGCAGGTGGGCCGTGGTGTAGCGGCCCGGAATGGCAATGGTCTTGCCCTGCAGCGCAGCAGGGTCAAGCGGTTCCTTGGCCACCAGCAACGGCCCGCAGCCGCGCCCCAGGGCGCTGCCGGCCCGCAGCAGGGCGTACTGTTCGCGGAAATGCCCCAGGGCGGCATAGGAGACCTTGGTCACATCCAGTACCCCTTTCACGGCCAGCCGGTTGAGGGTTTCCACATCCTCCAGCCGCTCGTTGAAGCTGTAGCCGCCGGTATCCACCAGGCCATGCACCAGTGGATAGAACATGAAGGTGTCGTTGGGACAGGGGGAAAATCCAAGGGTTAAGGGATTCTTCATAGGTGCTCCGCAGTTCAGATGGTGTGTCGCTCTACCATAATATATGGTTACTGTTTTTTCACTTCTCTTGCCATCCGGGTCAGTACCCGGTCCAGGGATGAGGCAAAACGCTGGCGGTCAGTCATGCCGAACTGGGCCGGGCCGCCCTGCACCAGCCCCTCACTCCGCAGCGACTGCATCAGGTCGCGCATGGAGAGCCGTTCCCCCACGTTTTCTTCGTTGTACAGCTCGCCCCGCGGGTCGATCCCCACTGCCCCTTTGGCCACAATCCGTGCTGCCAGCGGGATGTCGGCGGTGATCACCAGGTCCTGGGCGGCGGCCTGTTCCGCAATGTAGTCATCAGCAACATCAGGCCCGTCATCCACCACCACTGAGCTGATCAGCCGAGCGTGGTGCTTGGCAAGCGGCTTGTTGGCCACCAGTATGACCGGCAGGTTCAGTCGTTCCGAGGCCCGGAAGACGATCTCCTTGATCACCCGCGGGCAGGCATCGGCATCAATCCAGATGGTCATAGCTGCAGCTGCCCGTTGTCAATGATTATCTCCTGGCTGCCGTCCGGCATCACCAGGGTCAGAGTGGGCTGGTAAAAGACATAATCCTCATGGAACGGGGCCGCCACTGTGCCGCCAAAGCCGGTGTTGTCCCCCAGGGCCAGGTGGATGGTGCCCAGGATCTTCTCTGCCTCCAGGACGTTATCGGGGCGGCTGGCCTTGTCGTTGGTGCCGATCCCCAGTTCTGCCAGGTTGCGGCAGTTTGGGTTTTCGGCAAACTTGGCCTCCAGGCGCTGCCGCAGTGGATCGTCCCCCTCAATACGTGCCACCGTGCCGTCGGCAATGGTCAGGGTCAGCGGGCTTTGCAGTTTGGCGGTGGGCCCCCATTCAATTACCATGGTGCCGTGGCTTTCCCCTTCCAGCGGTGCCAGGTAGGCCTCGCCGGCCGGCAGGTTGCCAAAGGCACCGTCTGCGGTCAGCAGGCCGTCATCCCCTTCGGCATGGCGCCCTTTTTTGCAGATATGCATTACCGTGCCGTTGGGGCATTCCACATAGACCCACTCGGCCCGGTTGACCGCTTCCACCAGGCGGTTGGTCCGTGTTGCCAGGGCATGCCAGTCCACGGTCATGGAGGTGCCGAACATGTCAGGATCAAAATGGGGCAGAGAGGCAAAGCGCGCTCCGGCATGGCAGGCCAGCTTGCGGAAGTTGGTGTGACTGCTGGAGTTGTTGGACAGGGCAATGATGATATTGGCCACAGCCTCTTTACCGGCTGCCACAATGGTACGGGCCCGCTCCAGCCCGGTAGGGTCAATGCTTTTTTCAAGCAGTGGTCCCATCAGGCCGGTGATCTCAAGCTGTGCGATGATGCCGTCGCCAAAGACGGCAGACCAGAGTGCCAGTGGCGGCTCTGCGCCGGAGGCCGGGGTGGCGGGAAAGTCCACAAAGGAGGCGTTGCCGTACTGCTGCGCGGCAAAATCGGCCAGTTCACGGGCTGTGGCATGCAAACGGGTGCGGCGGTCGCGGTCAGCCTCACTGATGATTTCATTACTGCGGATCAGGTCGCTGAAGACCAGGATTCGTTCATTGCTGCGATAGCCCATGTTGGTGCTGAAGAGTGATCTGAATGACGGGTGGTAGGTTTGCATCGCCGGTTACTCCTTTGAAAAAGTGTGCTGTACTGTACCACAAAATTTGTTTTCAGGAGCGACTGAGGCTGGTCATTCTGATTTTTTTTCCCTTGATTTCAGCGGAACGGTTATGGTAATCAGGCATACTGTATACAATTTGCGGACGAGTTTTTGTCTGTCAAAATAACTACTTAACGTATCGAAAATATTGGGTTTTGACGTAACCCGGAGGTGGCTGTGGCACAGGTCGTTTTTTCAACATGGGGTAGTTCAGTCGTTGACAACAGGAATGTCACCGGTGAACCGGCAGCAGCCAGTTATCGTCTGCCGGTGGCCTTTGACGGGCAGCAGCCGTTGCGGGCCTTTATGGGCTGGGACGGCATCATCGTCTTTGACAAGGATGTGGATGTTCCGGCCATGGCGGCTGAATATATGCAGCGGGTCCAGACCATGTACTGCTGCGGCAAGTGTACCCCCGGGAAAAAAGGGACCAAGGTGCTGGCCGATCTGTTGCAGAAGGTGATCAAGGGTGAGGCCAAGCCCGGTGATCTGGATCAGGTGGCTGACCTGAACGCCCTGCTGCAGAACTGCAAGTGTACGCTCTGCCCCAGCTCAACCAAGCCGGTGCTGGATGCCGTAACCTACTACCGCGCCGATTTTGAGGCGCTCTGTGATGGCAGCCGCAAGCCCAAGAACGAGCGGTACCTGCACAAGATCACTGCGCCCTGTATGGACAAGTGTCCGGCCCATATCGATATCCCCAAGTATGTTGAAGAGATCAAGAACTACCAGTACAGCGATGCACTGGCTACCATCCGTGAGAACATGCCGCTGCCCGCGGTCTGCGGCCGGGTCTGTCCGCACCCCTGCGAGACCGCCTGCCGTCGTAAAAATGTGGATGATGCCATCAATATCATGGTGCTGAAACGCTCTGCCTCCGATTTCGAGTGGATGCACAAGTTGCAGCATCCGGCCAACACGGTGCCGATGAAGGACAAGACCGTCGGTATTGTCGGCGCCGGTCCTGCCGGTCTGGCTGCTGCCTACTACCTGGCACTGCTGGGCTATCGCAGCACCATCTACGAAACCCTGCCGGAAGGCTATGGCGGCGGCATGGTTGCCGTGGGTATCCCGGCCTACCGGATGCCGCGCAATCTGTTGCAGCGTGATATCGACATCATCCAGTCCATGGGGGCTGAGATCGTCTACAACTGCCGTGTTGGCCAGGATATCTCCCTGGCAGAACTTAAAGCAAAGCATGCTGCCGTGTTCCTGGCTCCCGGCGCCCACCGCTCCAAGCCGATGGGGGTTGAAGGGGAGGATGCCGGCTATAAGGGCTTCCTAAAGGGGGGGATCGACTTCCTGCGGGATGCCTACATGCATCGCCCGACCGGTATGGGCAAGAAGGTGGTGGTGGTCGGCGGCGGTAACACGGCCATTGACTGCGTGCGGGTCGCCCTGCGTGAAGGTGCTGAGGCCTCCTATCTGGTCTATCGCCGTTCCCGCAAGGAGATGCCGGCCGATGTCTGGGAAGTTGATGGTGCCGATGAAGAAGGGGTGCAGTTCGAGTTCCAGGTGCTGCCCACCAAGATCATTGCCAATGCCGACAACCAGGTTACCGGTGTTGAGTGCGTGCGGATGGCCCTGGGTGAGCCGGATGCCTCCGGTCGCCGTCGTCCCGAGCCGGTACCGGGCAGTGAGTTCGTGATTGAATGTGATACCGTTATCCCGGCCATTGGCCAGGATATGGACCTGAGCTTTATCCCGCCGGATATGGGGATTGATATCACCAAGTGGAACACCGTGGTCACCAAGTATCTGCCGCTGAAGGATGCAGCTGGCAAGGCCCTGAACGACAGCATGGGCAATCCGCTCTCCCGCACCCTGATGACCGACTGTGACGGCGTGTTTGCCGGTGGTGACGCCGAGATCGGCCCTCTGACCGTGGTGGCCTGCGTCGGCAATGCCCATCGCGCGGCTAACGTGATGGCACGCTGGATCGAAGAAGGTAAGGCCTATCTGACCGAGCTGGAGATCTTTGAAGACCTGCTGACCTATCTGGGGGTGTATGACAAGAATGAGCCGGTTGCCTGGCTTGACTCTGCCGACCGCGCCAACCAGAAAGAGGTGCACGGTCGCGAGCGTGCCTCCAAGGGTAACTATAGCGAGGTTGAGCTCGGTTTTGCCGACTCCGTTGCCCAGGCCGAGGCAGATCGTTGTCTGCGGTGTTACCGCATGGCAATGGTGGCGCTGTAAGGGAAGCGGTTCTTTTCAATAGATTCGGATAAACAAATTTCACCAGCATAGGAAACTAAGTAATGGCACACACTGAATGCTGCGATACCAATAAGACCATCTCCCTGACCATTGACGGCACCGATGTCCAGGTTCCGGCCGGAACCACCATCCTGGATGCCGCCCGGAAGCTGGGGATCAAGATCCCGACGCTCTGCTGGCTGGAAAAGATCTCCACCACCGGTGCCTGCCGTGTCTGTGCCGTGCATGTGGAAGGGGTTGAACGTCCCATGACCGCCTGCAATACGCCGGTCAAGGAAGGGATCAAGGTCACGACCCAGTCTCCTGAGCTGGAGAAGATTCGCAAGAAGACCATGGAGCTGATGCTGGTCAATCACCCGCTGGACTGTCCGATCTGCGATGCGGCTGGTGAGTGCGATCTGCAGGATACCTGCTACGGTCTGGGTGTTGCCAAGCAGGAGTATGCCGCTGATCTGGAGCGCCTGCAGATTCGCTATGACTGGTCCCTGCTGGAGAGTGATCCCAATCGCTGCATTCTGTGTGAGAAGTGTGTCAAGGTCTGCCGTGAGATCACCGGTGTCGGCGCCATTGAGACCCAGTCCTGCGGTGATCGCGCCGTGGTTGAAACCGTCTCCGGTAAGCCGCTGGATTGCGACTTCTGCGGTAACTGCATCGCTGCCTGCCCCACCGGTACCCTGATCAGCAAGCCGTTCAAGTTTGCCGGCCGCCCCTGGTCCTTTGAGGTAAAGAACGGTATCTGCGGTTTCTGCTCATCCGGCTGTCAGATCGAGTATCACCTCCAGAACGGCAAGGTCGCCCGGGTCACCAGTGATGACCGTACCTACAACAACGGTAATCTTTGTATCAATGGCCGTTTTGGTTACAGCGCATTCAATGCCGCAGAGCGTCTGACCCAGCCGCTGATCAAAGGGGTTGATGGCCAGCAGAAACCGGCTTCCTGGGATGCTGCCCTGTCCACGGCCGTATCCGCCACCAAGGAGATCATCGCCAAGTACGGTGCTGCTGCCGTGGCCGGTATCGGTTCACCCCGGGTGACCAATGAAGAGAACTACCTGTTTGCCAAGCTGGTCACACAGGCAATCGGCTCCGCCAACCTGGATTCCGAGGCCCGCCTCGGCTATGCTCAGGCTCAGGAGCTGCAGGCAAAGCTGATCGGCATGACCGGTGCCACCAAACCGATGGATGCCCTGGAACAGGCCGGCTGCATCATTGTGCTGGGGTCTGACCTGAAGGCAGAATCAGCCGGTTTCGGCTATCGTGCCATCAAGGCGGCCACCAAGCGTGATGCCAAGCTGGTAATCGCCTCTGCCCGTCCCACCTCCCTGGATAAGTTTGCCAACAGCTCACTGCGTTACAAGGCCGGCTCTGAAGGCTTTGTTGCCCTTGGTCTGGCCAAGGCAGCCATCAGCCTGAACAAGGCCGTTGCCGCTGAAGGGCTGGAGGCCTTCAAACAGTCCGTGGCAGGCACCAGCTTTGATCAGATACAGGCTGCCACCGGCTTGACCGAGGCTGATTTTGTCGATGCGGTTTCGTTCATCAACGGACAGGTCGCTGTCATGTACGGTTTTGAGTTCATTCGCAGTGTCGATGCCGCTGCCGCCGTTACCGGTGCCCTGAACCTGGCGATCCTGACCGCTGCCGATCTCTATCCGATTGATGAGAAGAATAACACCCAGGGGATGCTTGATATGGGTGTCGTGCCGGGCGCAGGGGGGAAAGACCTGTTCGGCATTATTGACGGGATCGAAAAGGGCGAGATCCGCTGTTTGTACGTCGTGGGCTCTGATCTAATGCAACTGCCCAACCGTTCCAGGGTCGCAGCTGCCCTGCAGAAGCTGGAGTGTCTGGTGGTGCTGGATCTGTTCCCCTCCGCAACGGCCCAGCTGGCTGATGTGCTGCTGCCCGCTGCTGCTGCACCGGAAAAGTCCGGCAGCTTTACCAGTACCGACAACCGCACCCAGAGCTTCACTGCTGCAGCCACAGCACCGGGTGAGGCCCGCCCTGATTACATCATCCTGGGTGACCTCTATGCCCGTTTGAGCGGCGGTGCTGTTCCCAGTCTGGCTGCAGTGCAGCAGGAAATCGCCCCGGTTGTCAAAAAGCAGCTGGAAGCTCCGGTGCTGGCCTTTGCTGCGCCCCAGGCCCATGCTGCCGGTTCCATGACCCTGCTGATTGCACCGTTCCTGCGCCATAACGGCAGCTACACCAGCTGGTCGGCCAACAACCTGTTGGTTGCTGCTGAAGCCACGATCCTTTTGAGTACTGCTGATGCGGCAAAACTGGCTGTTGTTGATGGTGATAAGGTAACGGTATCTGCGTCCGGCGCTTCGGTTACCTTGCCGGTAGTGGTGCAGCAAGCTGTTCCAGCAGGTCTATCAATTGTGCCTAGCCACTTTCCTGGCAGTGGTATTACTGCCCTGATGAGCAAATTAGCGGTAAGTATGACTGTGACAATAGCAAAGGGATAAGATTCCTGAGTAGTGAGGGTTAGGTGTGTTAAGGCGCCGCATGTTACATGCGGCGCCTTTTTGAGTTTAAGAGGTAGTGAAGGTCTCATTCACAACAGGGGCGTGACCTATCTCCTGGTTGTCTGGTTAAGAGTCTTATTTTGTCGGATCAAGTAATAGAAAGTCAGATATAAATTTTGTGTAATAATGATGTGTTAGTGCTTGTGCTGGTGCTGATACGGAATTATTTGCAGCCATGCATTTGCCAGGAGGCAGTTGCTGTGGTATTAAAACATATTAATATTTAGATAAAATCAAGGTCGTAATGTTCAGTTAAAGAGGTGCATCCTATCTAACTGCCTGTCCTCGCCCCTCCTGGGTGAATCACATGGTTGCTAAAGGAGATTATCCATGTCTCACACATCCGGCCTTTTTAGCAAATTCAACCTAGTTACTGTGTTGGTAATTCTGTTTACTGGAATTATACCAGCTTTTGCCATCGATCAGCTGATGGTAAAAGCAGATCAAAAAACTAATCTGGGAATTATCACTACTCCGGTAGAGGCACAAGGGAATGGTACAGCATTAATCTGCATGGCCCGTGTTGCACTGTCTAATACCGGTGTTCGGGTTGTCGCAGCGGGTGGTCCGGCACTGATTACCCAGTTGCATCACCAGGTTGGAGACACGGTTAAGCAGGGTACAGCCCTGATAACGCTTTCAATGCCTGGTCTTGCCGAAGCTCAAAATAATCTAACTCAGGCAGAGCTCAAGGCCCGCCTGGCAGCAAACAACTCTCAGCGGGACGAGAAGCTTTTTAAAGAAGGGCTCATCTCGGAGTCCAGACTGCGCAACACCCAATCAGAGGCGCAATCTACCCAGGCAGGCCTGGTCGCAGCCCAGACTGCACTTGCTATGCTCGGTGCAGGGAAGGTTCATGGCAGTACCATCACACTCACCTCACCGATCAGCGGTGTTATTACCGAAGGTACGGTGGAGCCAGGCCAACGCGTTGATGCAGGAATGGCCCTGATCAAGGTGGCAGATCTGTCGACATTGCTGCTTGAAATCCCTCTGACAGTGACCCAGTCCCAGCAGGTTGCACCTGGGCAACTGGTTAAAATCCAGGGGTGTGCAGCGAGAGGGCGTATCACAACCTTGCTGCCGCACCTGAATAATGCTCAAAGTGTACTTGCGCGGGCCAGAATAACCGATCCCCAGAAAACATTGCGCCCGGGGCAATCGGTTGAGGTTTCAATAGCCGGTAAACAGACAGCTAAAACTGTTTCCGTACCTACAACTGCACTCGTTTGGAAAGGCGCTGCTGCATACGTTTTTGTAGAAAATGAGAATGGTTTTATGGTCGCACCAGTCCAAATAATACGTCGAGGCTCAAGCCACGCTGAGGTGAAAGGCCTGACAGCCGGTAACAAGGTGGCTGTACAGGGGGTCGCAGCACTGAAGGCACAATGGTTGGAGAAATAATATGCTCAAGGCACTTCATACCCTGACCGAATTTGCGCTGGATAGAAGCTGGCTTATACTTGTTTTGACTTTGTTTTTTGTGCTGGGACTTGGTATTTACGCCTTTCGGGAAATACCTATCGATGCCTTTCCCGATGTATCAACAACACAGGTCAAGCTAATTCTGAAGGCGCCAGGTATGACCCCAGAGGAGGTCGAGACCCGCATCACCCAGCCTGTTGAAACAGAGCTACTCGG includes these proteins:
- a CDS encoding MaoC family dehydratase, with product MSAAEQLLSSYREQQGQEIAVGEWLLIDQARIDAFAQATGDLQWIHIDPQRAAVESPYQSTIAHGFLTLSLLPLLTQANAPGQFEKNYPGMRLRVNYGLNKVRFPAPVKPGDRLRARTSVQAAAMAGNGVEIVYLLTIEIDGNDKPACVAEQVVRVYP
- the queF gene encoding preQ(1) synthase, producing MKLHEGLKTLGEGKATTYSYDAPDAGLLEWFPSPYADPELNPCGCTGTLHISCPEFTCLCPMTGQPDFGTIIIDYQPDRRCVESKSLKLYLGSFRMHGEFHEAGVNRICNDLVKLLDPVWLTVKGEFTPRGGIPFWPTAEYRKG
- a CDS encoding DUF4337 domain-containing protein, which translates into the protein MSHKDTKEEKERWQNWLALSTAIMAVLAALTTLYMGKFSSRAIMSQGLESDQWAHYQAKSIKGHTFEISRQALELQYRSQKGLAPEVAADYETILKKYADETKRYDSEKKEIKAKAEQIAKSKHTAQDMGGNFAYALIFLQIAIMLSSLSSLTKKKYLWYIALLANLGWIFFFLDGWLLFY
- a CDS encoding TerC family protein, which translates into the protein MDWLTDPQAWLALLTLTALEIVLGIDNIIFISILTGKLPEQQRDKAQKLGLSLAMITRILLLFSLAWIMKLTAPFFFIFNHGVSGRDLILIIGGLFLLAKSTMEIHDKLEGEEHHADGGKGAVSFNSVLIQIMFLDIIFSLDSVITAVGMASQLAVMVTAVVISVGIMMFFAGAVGRFVDRHPTIKVLALSFLLMIGVALIADGLSFHIPKGYIYFAMAFSVFVEMINIKVRKSAETPVKLRQQLVGEIDELD
- a CDS encoding YkgJ family cysteine cluster protein, with product MGLFQRNRKKLHGILLDHPQDGTERCACCDASCCRGFPSVELTADEYATLQRLGAKRLEFTLNGHYYLLIEHGCEFLAGTRCGIYQHRPAICRRFTCTETSKKEP
- a CDS encoding 1,4-dihydroxy-6-naphthoate synthase produces the protein MKNPLTLGFSPCPNDTFMFYPLVHGLVDTGGYSFNERLEDVETLNRLAVKGVLDVTKVSYAALGHFREQYALLRAGSALGRGCGPLLVAKEPLDPAALQGKTIAIPGRYTTAHLLMRLYAPGLTTFLEMPFHEIMDAVMTGRADAGVIIHESRFTYHGFGLHQLVDLGEWWENETGLPIPLGGIVAKRSLGAGAIRAIEQALADGVEYARNNPAAATQYIREHAQEMNEQVCAAHIGLYVNDFSQQLGAEGEQAIAELLRRAEAAGLVPASEAPLFI
- a CDS encoding YaiI/YqxD family protein; this translates as MTIWIDADACPRVIKEIVFRASERLNLPVILVANKPLAKHHARLISSVVVDDGPDVADDYIAEQAAAQDLVITADIPLAARIVAKGAVGIDPRGELYNEENVGERLSMRDLMQSLRSEGLVQGGPAQFGMTDRQRFASSLDRVLTRMAREVKKQ
- a CDS encoding aminopeptidase, whose protein sequence is MQTYHPSFRSLFSTNMGYRSNERILVFSDLIRSNEIISEADRDRRTRLHATARELADFAAQQYGNASFVDFPATPASGAEPPLALWSAVFGDGIIAQLEITGLMGPLLEKSIDPTGLERARTIVAAGKEAVANIIIALSNNSSSHTNFRKLACHAGARFASLPHFDPDMFGTSMTVDWHALATRTNRLVEAVNRAEWVYVECPNGTVMHICKKGRHAEGDDGLLTADGAFGNLPAGEAYLAPLEGESHGTMVIEWGPTAKLQSPLTLTIADGTVARIEGDDPLRQRLEAKFAENPNCRNLAELGIGTNDKASRPDNVLEAEKILGTIHLALGDNTGFGGTVAAPFHEDYVFYQPTLTLVMPDGSQEIIIDNGQLQL
- a CDS encoding FAD-dependent oxidoreductase, with translation MAQVVFSTWGSSVVDNRNVTGEPAAASYRLPVAFDGQQPLRAFMGWDGIIVFDKDVDVPAMAAEYMQRVQTMYCCGKCTPGKKGTKVLADLLQKVIKGEAKPGDLDQVADLNALLQNCKCTLCPSSTKPVLDAVTYYRADFEALCDGSRKPKNERYLHKITAPCMDKCPAHIDIPKYVEEIKNYQYSDALATIRENMPLPAVCGRVCPHPCETACRRKNVDDAINIMVLKRSASDFEWMHKLQHPANTVPMKDKTVGIVGAGPAGLAAAYYLALLGYRSTIYETLPEGYGGGMVAVGIPAYRMPRNLLQRDIDIIQSMGAEIVYNCRVGQDISLAELKAKHAAVFLAPGAHRSKPMGVEGEDAGYKGFLKGGIDFLRDAYMHRPTGMGKKVVVVGGGNTAIDCVRVALREGAEASYLVYRRSRKEMPADVWEVDGADEEGVQFEFQVLPTKIIANADNQVTGVECVRMALGEPDASGRRRPEPVPGSEFVIECDTVIPAIGQDMDLSFIPPDMGIDITKWNTVVTKYLPLKDAAGKALNDSMGNPLSRTLMTDCDGVFAGGDAEIGPLTVVACVGNAHRAANVMARWIEEGKAYLTELEIFEDLLTYLGVYDKNEPVAWLDSADRANQKEVHGRERASKGNYSEVELGFADSVAQAEADRCLRCYRMAMVAL
- a CDS encoding molybdopterin-dependent oxidoreductase, encoding MAHTECCDTNKTISLTIDGTDVQVPAGTTILDAARKLGIKIPTLCWLEKISTTGACRVCAVHVEGVERPMTACNTPVKEGIKVTTQSPELEKIRKKTMELMLVNHPLDCPICDAAGECDLQDTCYGLGVAKQEYAADLERLQIRYDWSLLESDPNRCILCEKCVKVCREITGVGAIETQSCGDRAVVETVSGKPLDCDFCGNCIAACPTGTLISKPFKFAGRPWSFEVKNGICGFCSSGCQIEYHLQNGKVARVTSDDRTYNNGNLCINGRFGYSAFNAAERLTQPLIKGVDGQQKPASWDAALSTAVSATKEIIAKYGAAAVAGIGSPRVTNEENYLFAKLVTQAIGSANLDSEARLGYAQAQELQAKLIGMTGATKPMDALEQAGCIIVLGSDLKAESAGFGYRAIKAATKRDAKLVIASARPTSLDKFANSSLRYKAGSEGFVALGLAKAAISLNKAVAAEGLEAFKQSVAGTSFDQIQAATGLTEADFVDAVSFINGQVAVMYGFEFIRSVDAAAAVTGALNLAILTAADLYPIDEKNNTQGMLDMGVVPGAGGKDLFGIIDGIEKGEIRCLYVVGSDLMQLPNRSRVAAALQKLECLVVLDLFPSATAQLADVLLPAAAAPEKSGSFTSTDNRTQSFTAAATAPGEARPDYIILGDLYARLSGGAVPSLAAVQQEIAPVVKKQLEAPVLAFAAPQAHAAGSMTLLIAPFLRHNGSYTSWSANNLLVAAEATILLSTADAAKLAVVDGDKVTVSASGASVTLPVVVQQAVPAGLSIVPSHFPGSGITALMSKLAVSMTVTIAKG
- a CDS encoding efflux RND transporter periplasmic adaptor subunit, translated to MSHTSGLFSKFNLVTVLVILFTGIIPAFAIDQLMVKADQKTNLGIITTPVEAQGNGTALICMARVALSNTGVRVVAAGGPALITQLHHQVGDTVKQGTALITLSMPGLAEAQNNLTQAELKARLAANNSQRDEKLFKEGLISESRLRNTQSEAQSTQAGLVAAQTALAMLGAGKVHGSTITLTSPISGVITEGTVEPGQRVDAGMALIKVADLSTLLLEIPLTVTQSQQVAPGQLVKIQGCAARGRITTLLPHLNNAQSVLARARITDPQKTLRPGQSVEVSIAGKQTAKTVSVPTTALVWKGAAAYVFVENENGFMVAPVQIIRRGSSHAEVKGLTAGNKVAVQGVAALKAQWLEK